A genomic window from Glycine soja cultivar W05 chromosome 10, ASM419377v2, whole genome shotgun sequence includes:
- the LOC114370595 gene encoding glutaredoxin-C11-like, giving the protein MDRVRELASKKAAVIFTKSSCYMCHSITQLFYELGASPAVHELDKDAYGREMEWALRSMGCNPSVPAVFIGGKFVGSSKDVISLHVDGSLKQMLMAAKAIWF; this is encoded by the coding sequence ATGGATAGGGTAAGAGAGTTGGCATCAAAGAAGGCAGCAGTTATATTCACCAAGAGTTCATGTTACATGTGCCACAGCATCACGCAACTGTTCTATGAGCTTGGAGCAAGCCCAGCAGTGCATGAGCTAGACAAGGATGCATATGGGAGGGAAATGGAGTGGGCTTTGAGGAGCATGGGGTGCAACCCTTCAGTGCCAGCAGTGTTCATTGGTGGAAAATTTGTAGGCTCTTCAAAGGATGTCATATCCCTCCATGTTGATGGCTCTCTCAAACAAATGCTCATGGCTGCAAAAGCCATATGGTTCTAG